In Candidatus Spechtbacterales bacterium, the genomic window CTATGAGATACAAAAGAAAAAGCAGGAAATAATGGATACCTTAAAAGAGCGCTTGCGTTGCCTGGATGATCCAAATTGCAAGATTGAGATGTCCGAAGATGCCCGTGATGCCTCTTTTAACGAAAAGAGGCAGGTCTTTATTTATAAAAATGGTGATGGTAAAGACATGGAAGCAACATATGGTGAAATAGTAACAGATATGGAGTGGGGCGTTGAGTATGCGCTCGACAAGCAAACAACTTCCAGGCCCATGCTCAAAAGATATATTATAGAGTTGGCCAAAAACGATCTACGTGATTTATTAGATGATCAGATAATAATAAGCGAGTCAGAGGGCGATGTAGCCCACCCTCAAAGAAAAGAGGCTTATAAAAGATTTAAGGAAAGCAAAGAAGCGGGCGAAAGGGAGCATACAGGTGGCTTTATAGCTGAGGGAATGGTAAAAAATATTTTAAAAAAACTAAGATACGATATGGAGGATGCGGATTTTAGTGTGGAAGAGGCTGATATTTTCCAGGATGTGGAACAAAAAATAGATTTCATAATACACAAAGCTCCCCGTAGAAGAGGCGTAAATGTAGAAGCAGAAGATGTAGAAAATATAGGTATCCAGTTCACAACTAATACAATGGCAAGAAAAACCAAGGAAAGACAAGTAAAAAGCTCAAAAGAGAAACTGAAAAATGCTGAGACTAGCGACATAGATGATCTGGCTCTTGTAATTTTTCCTTTGAGTATATCAGTAGATCTTGTAAAAGAATGGGAAAAACAAGGAAAGCCCGCGGGAGGTCCTGATAAATTTATACACCGGCATCTCGCCAAAAAAATATTTGAGGCTCTATTAAAAAACATACTGAAGCCGGAGCGAATAGAAGAGATCTGGGAAGAATATAAAAATTATTATGAGGAAAAGTCATAATAAAAATTGTATCTAAATACTTATCTTGTGTCCTTAAAAAAAATGCGAGGGCTCAAAACCCTAAAACAGCTAAATGGGAAAACCGGTTTTCCCATTTAAAAACCCGTCTTTTAGGTTGAGATGGGGTAAGCAAAAAGAAATGCTTTTTGTAATTTCAAATTTTGAATGTTTTATTAATAAACTCTTTTATCTTTTAGCACCATACCTGAGTCATTGGTTTATTTTACCGAGTCTCCAACAACAACATTCCAACATTCTCAAGAATGTTGGAATGTTGTATAATTTGTGTTACAGTGGTGAGCAACATGAAAACACCAAAACAACTTGAGCGATATTTTAAAGGTGCGGCAAATCACTATCGTATAGAGATCTTACTTACAGTAGATAAAGCAAAAGGCATCACGGTAGAGAAGCTTGCCGAAGAACTTAATGCTAATTTTAAAACCATCTCCGAACACACAAGGCGTCTGGTACAAGCCGGATTATTGAATAAAAAATATAAAGGCAGGCAAGTAGAGCACTCCCTCTCACCTTACGGAGAAAGGTTTGTAAAGTTTATAAAAACTTTTAAATAAGATACAAAATCTCCCCCCATAAAAAACATTCCAACATTCTTGAGAATGTTGGAATGTTTTAATTTTTATATGGACAATTTTGAGGATTTTGACTTAAAAAACGTAAAGTTTGATTTTAAAAATTTTAAAGAAGGCGGGGTCAGCTGGAGTACCCGTTTTTTGCTTACGTTTTGGCCGAAAAAAGGAATTATAAAACTAACACGCGAGCTTGGTCTTAATCCGGACCAAATGAATAAAGCCGAGAGCCTATTTAGAAATACAAAACGTATTGATATTATTCCTTCTCAAACCGTCCAACGAGGTTTTCAGATTATTTTAGATAGCTCGACAGCCCTTTATTTTTATCAGGATGGAGATCGTTTTATATATGATGGCGCCGAAGTGGGAGAATACGAAAAAGGCGATGTAACAATTTTCGATCACATAAGATAAATATGAAATTTTTTAAGCTAGTATATTTATTGTTTACGCCTCGCCTTTCTACAGAAGAGGTAGGCAAAAAAATCGTTGATAAGGCAACTCGTTCTGCCTTTCGTGTTTTTCGGGATAATGATTTTAGAAAGCTTGTAAAATTTTCTGAAATTAGCCAAACAGAACAAGACAGAATTTTCAATGAATTAGTCGTCAACGCAGTTGTTTTAGCAGTTTTAATGACAGAAACCCGCGCCAATCAAATTGAAGATTCAAATTTTTCCCGCAGTGTACGCATTTTGTCTAAAGCTATAAAAAAGCGTTACCCCGAAATGCTTCAAGCATTAGGAGTTACAAACCAGCAACATATTGATATGTGGCATCAACTTATTGATATGCGCATAGAAGAATACAGAAAATACGAAAAAGATATGCGCAATGATGTTGACGAAGCCACTAAACACATACCCTGGCTGCCTATTGTTATTACAGGTACAGTTGACCACATAAGACGGGGCAAACTAAAAGAAGGAGATACTTTGTTTAAAATTATATCTTCTTGGCTTGGTCCTTTGCTGGTCGGTATACAAAAAGTAATGTTCCGCCTTGAAAGATAATATACGGAATACATAATCACAACAAAACATTCCAACATTCTTGAGAATGTTGGAATATTTTGTTTATAAGTATTTATATTATTTAGGGTAATGACCCAGGTCATTCTTCGCTTATCCCGCGTCCTTAAAAAAATGCACGGGCTCAAAACCCTAAAACAGCTAAATGGGAAAACCGGTTTTCCCATTTAAAAACCCGTCTTTTAGGTTGCCAAAACGAAGTACTTTTTGTAATTTCAAATCAATGCCAAAGTTCAAATTTCAAAACAAACGCCCGAAAGGCTGATTTTTCTTCATTTTTGCTTTATTTTGTGGTAATTTAATGATAGGGCTAGCAAGAAAAAGTTAGCTTTTTTAATATTTTAATTTTCAAATTTTATGAGCGATATAGAAAATCTAAAAAATCAAATAAAAAAATTCGTGGAAGATAGGGATTGGAATCAATTTCATAATCCAAAAGATTTGGCGATATCTTTGGTTTTAGAGTCCACAGAGTTCTTGGAACTTTTCCAATGGAAGAGCGAGAAGGAAATAGGCAAACTATTAGAAGAGAAAAGGGAAGACATAGAAGATGAGCTTGCTGATGTTCTATATTGGGTGCTTTTGATAAGCAATAACTTAGACATTGATCTTAATAAAGCGCTGGAGGCAAAAATAGAAAAGAATGCTGAAAAATATCCTGTGGAAAAAGCAAAGGGTACAGCGAAAAAATATACAGAACTTTAATTTATGGCTCAAATAGAAACTTTTGAATTTAGCCCGCATGGTTTTGAGAATGTACGCAAATATCACTATGGGCGTGATTGGCCGGTAGTCTATTTACTCGAGGCTCTGAACGAAGCATACGTTGGGCAGACCACAAATTTTTATAATCGAGGGAAACAACATTATGAAAACGGCGAGAGAAGAAGGTTGAAGAGAGCCCATGTCATTACAGATGAGATGTACAACAAATCAGCGACCTTAGATATTGAAGCATTTCTTATTGAGCATTTAGCAGCAGAGGGGTCATTTTCATTACAGAACAAGAATGACGGGCTACGCAATCACAACTATTATCAACGATCAGAGTATAGAGCTAAATGTGAAATTATTTGGAAGGAACTAATTACGAAAGGTCTTGTCCAAAAGGAAGTATATGAGATAGAAAACAGCGATCTTTTTAAGTATTCTCCCTATAAAGCGTTAACTGAAGAACAATATCTTTTTGTTAGGAAACTGGTCAAAGATATTGAAAACGAAATAGCAATGACATATGTTGTTGAAGGCGCGCCCGGAACTGGTAAAACAATTCTTGCGGCATATCTGATGAAGTATTTGAAGGATCACGAGAACACAAAGCACCTTAAAATTGCTCTTATTGCACCCATGGCAGGCTTGCGCGGAACCATACAGCAAGTTTTTCGTGCCACGTCCGGGCTTAAGGCGAACATGGTTATTGGTCCACACTCCGTGGCAAAGGAATCGTATGATCTTGTTATCGTCGACGAAGCACATCGATTAAAAAAAAGAAGAAACCTCGGTGGACCTGGTGCTTATACGGCGTTTGATCGTACCAATAAAGAATTAGGTCTTCCAAAAGAAGCCACGCAACTTGATTGGATCCTCGCAACCACGAAACAGCAAGTATTGTTTTATGACAAAGAGCAAAGTGTTTTACCGGCAGACATCGATGATGTGGATCTACGCAAAATAGGTGCGCATTTTTATAAACTTACGAAGCAAATGCGAATTCAGGCAGGGGAAGAATATGTGCATTTTATTGATGCCATTTTAAATCAAAGAAATATCGTTCAGCCAGTATTTAAAGATTATGAATTACGCATGTTCAATGACGTTGCTGAAATGCATCAAGCTATTAAGGATAAGGATAAAGAGTTTGGACTTTGTCGCATGGTTGCAGGGTTCGCATGGCCATGGGTAACAAAACCAACAAATGGCACCCCAAAACAGGACTTTGATATCGAAATTGATGGTCACAAATTTCGTTGGAATAGCAAAACGAAAGATTGGGTAAACTCACCAAATGCAATTAATGAGGTGGGCTGTATTCATACAGTACAGGGCTATGGTATGAATTATGTAGGCGTGATTATTGGTCCAGAACTTACTTATGACGAAGAAGGCAAGAAAATTGTAGTAGATAAAAGCAAATATTGTGATCGCAATGGTCATGCGGGTGTTACAGATCCGCTAGAGCTAGAGCAGTACATTATTAATATTTATAGAACACTTCTCACACGCGGTGTAAAAGGAACTTATATATTTGTTGTTGATGAAAAATTACGCCAAGTATTTAGCAAATTTATTTCTAATTATAAACAACCCATACTTTACCATTTTAATAATAATCAACTGAGTCCTTCACTTACAACAGTAGAAATGGTGCAGATTCCGCTTGTTGGATCAGCGCCATGCGGCAATCCAATTCTCGGCAAAGAAAATATTGAGGAGTATATTTCGGTGCCAAAAGCGAGGCTAAAACCGGGAGCTAAGTACTTTATTGTTCAAGCTGAAGGCGATTCTATGAATCTTGCTGGTATACAAGACGGCGACTTACTTCTCTGTCGTTATGGTGAAAAAGGCGAAACCGGAGACAAAGTGGTGGCACTTCTCGAAGGTGAAAATGTAACAATTAAAGAATATGGTCCGCGAAAAGATGGTGTTCGTCTACTTATTCCAAAAAGTAGCAATGGGGCTCATAAGCCAATCACGCCAAGCGAGGGAGATAGTGTGCAAGGAATAGTGCAAGAGGTAATAAAACACACTGATTTATAAACCAGACTGACTATTATGAAAATACAAGATGACATTTTAAGTTATAGAGAGATGTGTGATGCAGAAGGAGTTCAAACGCTACAGCGTGGTATGAATTTTCGCCTTAACTCTAAATATTCTGTAATACTAATGTCTCAAAGATCCAATGCGCCTTACAGAGATAAGATTCATGATGATGGCATAACCATAGAATATGAAGGACACGATGTTTTAAGGAGAGGCTACGGCCATAACCCGAAGGAAGAAAATCAGCCAGAAAATTTGGATAGTGGGAAATTAGCTCAAAATGGACGCTTCGCAAAAGCGGTAAAAAATTATAAAGAAAAAGGAGGCGAACCTGAATTAGTTAAGGTGTATGAAAAGATACTTCCTGGCGTTTGGTCTTTAAAGGGTTTTTTTGATCTTATTGACTACAGAATTATTAATGACGGAAAACGAGATGTTTTTAGATTTATTTTGCGACTGTCTGATAGAAATGAGGAAAATAATAAAGTATCAGAAAATATCGAACACACTAGATTAATACCTTCAGAAATAAAAAGGGAGGTTTGGAAAAGAGATGAAGGTAAATGTGTTAAGTGTGGGAGTACAGAAAATCTACATTTTGACCACGATTTACCGTTTTCAAAAGGTGGAACTAGTTTAAGCGCAAAAAACGTGCGCTTATTGTGCATAAAGCATAATTTAGAAAAATCAGATAAAATTGAATAGATTCGGAAAAAATTATTCAGAAAATTGAAAAAGAACTCAAAGAGCGGTGGTAGCCGCTTTTTTTGTTATGGTAGAATATAATTGTATGGAAAAAGATTTAAATTTAAATAAAAAGTTATTAAAAAAATATGCGGAAGTATTAACAAACGACAATTTCCCACCTCGCCAGACTTAGACCCTCAAAAAATAAAAAAACTCAAATTTTTGGTTTTTAAAATTAAACAAAACCTGTTATAATGTAATTACAATCAAATAGTTTTATCAAGAGTGTGGTTAGGGTGCTGGCCCTGTGATCCACCGGCAACCTTTCGCTTTGCGAAGTGGTGCTACATCCAGCCCCATGTGGGGAAAGATAATTAATTTTTTAG contains:
- a CDS encoding winged helix-turn-helix domain-containing protein, whose protein sequence is MKTPKQLERYFKGAANHYRIEILLTVDKAKGITVEKLAEELNANFKTISEHTRRLVQAGLLNKKYKGRQVEHSLSPYGERFVKFIKTFK
- a CDS encoding nucleotide pyrophosphohydrolase, whose protein sequence is MSDIENLKNQIKKFVEDRDWNQFHNPKDLAISLVLESTEFLELFQWKSEKEIGKLLEEKREDIEDELADVLYWVLLISNNLDIDLNKALEAKIEKNAEKYPVEKAKGTAKKYTEL
- a CDS encoding DNA/RNA helicase domain-containing protein, with translation MAQIETFEFSPHGFENVRKYHYGRDWPVVYLLEALNEAYVGQTTNFYNRGKQHYENGERRRLKRAHVITDEMYNKSATLDIEAFLIEHLAAEGSFSLQNKNDGLRNHNYYQRSEYRAKCEIIWKELITKGLVQKEVYEIENSDLFKYSPYKALTEEQYLFVRKLVKDIENEIAMTYVVEGAPGTGKTILAAYLMKYLKDHENTKHLKIALIAPMAGLRGTIQQVFRATSGLKANMVIGPHSVAKESYDLVIVDEAHRLKKRRNLGGPGAYTAFDRTNKELGLPKEATQLDWILATTKQQVLFYDKEQSVLPADIDDVDLRKIGAHFYKLTKQMRIQAGEEYVHFIDAILNQRNIVQPVFKDYELRMFNDVAEMHQAIKDKDKEFGLCRMVAGFAWPWVTKPTNGTPKQDFDIEIDGHKFRWNSKTKDWVNSPNAINEVGCIHTVQGYGMNYVGVIIGPELTYDEEGKKIVVDKSKYCDRNGHAGVTDPLELEQYIINIYRTLLTRGVKGTYIFVVDEKLRQVFSKFISNYKQPILYHFNNNQLSPSLTTVEMVQIPLVGSAPCGNPILGKENIEEYISVPKARLKPGAKYFIVQAEGDSMNLAGIQDGDLLLCRYGEKGETGDKVVALLEGENVTIKEYGPRKDGVRLLIPKSSNGAHKPITPSEGDSVQGIVQEVIKHTDL